One window of the Saccopteryx bilineata isolate mSacBil1 chromosome 2, mSacBil1_pri_phased_curated, whole genome shotgun sequence genome contains the following:
- the LOC136325220 gene encoding keratin-associated protein 10-3-like — protein sequence MAASTLSVCSSDLSYGNHVCLPGSSDSCTDSSCQVNDCLESCCETSCCAPSCCQTTCCVPVCCKPICCKPMCCVPICSGTAPCPVLSCCQPNPCPSSCCRPSSCVSLICHPVCRPACCMPISSCCALFSCQPSCCRPACCMSLLCRPVCSRPACCLPTSAQTSCC from the coding sequence ATGGCCGCATCCACTCTGTCCGTCTGCTCCAGCGACCTGAGCTATGGCAATCACGTCTGCCTGCCGGGTTCCTCTGACTCTTGCACAGACTCCTCCTGCCAGGTGAATGACTGTCTAGAGAGCTGCTGTGAGACCTCCTGCTGTGCCCCCAGCTGCTGCCAGACCACCTGCTGTGTGCCTGTCTGCTGCAAGCCCATCTGCTGCAAGCCAATGTGCTGTGTGCCCATATGCTCTGGGACCGCCCCCTGCCCAGTCCTCTCATGCTGCCAGCCTAACCCCTGCCCCTCATCCTGCTGCAGACCCTCCTCCTGCGTGTCCCTTATCTGCCACCCTGTGTGCAGACCTGCCTGCTGTATGCCCATCTCCTCCTGCTGTGCCCTCTTCTCCTGCCAGCCCAGCTGCTGCCGCCCAGCCTGCTGCATGTCCCTGCTCTGTCGCCCTGTGTGCTCCCGCCCTGCCTGCTGCCTCCCCACCTCAGCCCAGACTTCCTGCTGCTGA